One Notolabrus celidotus isolate fNotCel1 chromosome 18, fNotCel1.pri, whole genome shotgun sequence DNA window includes the following coding sequences:
- the LOC117830175 gene encoding uncharacterized protein LOC117830175, with protein MRAQWWSCMLGLLCIPAGVILGTGTVSQHPMSISFTRVNSSAEITCSTPTPGAIGFSLHRYFKGNKQIAYLNLENGVDTKRTIAPEFKSRLRVVPTPQIREGHGFSLQISLLGLEDTDMYYCSWSYLPSKTPEPPHQSGKGTIIIIRERDPGKQCKQPILDYIFIVLSVAAFAIMLSFVIGVAIVKCNRFKGEFRPDRHEATNRPTRPDVPPQPVEPCPYLTTSRTSYQRGVLQP; from the exons ATGAGGGCCCAGTGGTGGAGCTGCATGTTAGGGTTACTCTGCATCCCGGCGGGAGTGATACTCGGGACCGGAACAG TTTCTCAACACCCCATGTCCATCTCTTTCACGAGAGTAAACTCGTCTGCTGAGATCACATGCTCCACACCGACGCCTGGTGCCATAGGATTCTCTCTGCACAGGTACTTCAAAGGTAACAAGCAGATAGCTTACCTGAACCTGGAAAATGGAGTCGACACAAAGAGAACCATAGCTCCAGAATTTAAAAGCAGACTTCGTGTAGTTCCTACCCCGCAGATCAGGGAGGGCCACGGGTTCTCCTTGCAGATCTCTCTGCTGGGCCTGGAGGACACAGACATGTATTACTGCAGCTGGAGCTACCTACCTTCGAAGACTCCCGAACCACCACACCAGTCAGGCAAAggcaccatcatcatcatcagag AAAGAGATCCTGGGAAACAGTGCAAGCAGCCCATCCTGGATTACATCTTCATCGTCCTGAGCGTGGCAGCATTCGCCATCATGTTGTCATTCGTCATTGGAGTAGCCATTGTGAAATGCAACCGA TTCAAAGGAGAATTTAGACCTGACAGACATGAAGCAACAAACAGACCCACCAGGCCAGACGTCCCTCCTCAGCCTGTAGAACCATGTCCCTACCTGACTACATCTAGAACATCCTACCAGAGGGGCGTTCTGCAGCCATGA